A window of the Cicer arietinum cultivar CDC Frontier isolate Library 1 chromosome 6, Cicar.CDCFrontier_v2.0, whole genome shotgun sequence genome harbors these coding sequences:
- the LOC101494291 gene encoding patellin-3-like has product MSHDDSSPNQTTTTPQVDEVVVTDVNVPPPEKTTTPTIPLELEQDPHPEPEKDKNNPVVETVTLESHLSKPNADSDTFKDEQTTKSSDLSDNENKSLQELKNLIQQALDNHQFSTATVSSTTIATPEKEEPAKQNGEEEDAKKKDEEEEEGDKKEEEKEEDVKKTDVVVGVDDDGAKTVEAIEESVVAVSSSVSTEQEPVTEKLEAKEEASLPKQPEEVSIWGIPLLADKRSDVILLKFLRARDFKVKEAFTMIKNTIRWRNEFKMEELLDEKLGDELEKFVYMHGFDKEGHPVCYNIYGEFQDKELYKKCFSDEEKREKFLRWRIQFLEKSIRNLDFDHGGICTIVQVNDLKDSPGPGKWELRQATKQALQLLQDNYPEFVAKQVFINVPWWYLAVNRMISPFLTLRTKSKFVFAGPSKSTETLLRYIAPEQLPVKYGGLSKDGEFGDSDAVTEITIRPAAKHTVEFPVTEKCLLSWEVRVIGWEVSYGAEFVPSTEGSYTVIIQKARNVASSEEPVICNNFKIGEPGKVVLTIDNTSSKKKKLLYRLKTKPSLSD; this is encoded by the exons ATGTCTCACGATGATTCTTCTCCAAaccaaacaacaacaacaccacAAGTTGATGAAGTTGTTGTTACCGATGTTAATGTTCCACCCCCAGAAAAAACAACAACACCTACTATTCCTTTAGAATTAGAGCAAGATCCACACCCTGAACCTGAGAAAGACAAAAATAACCCTGTTGTTGAAACCGTCACTCTCGAATCTCATCTTTCCAAACCCAATGCTGACTCTGATACCTTCAAAGACGAACAAACAACCAAATCTTCTGATCTTTCTGATAATGAAAACAAATCACTCCAAGAGCTTAAGAATCTTATTCAACAAGCACTTGACAATCATCAATTCTCCACAGCCACAGTTTCTTCCACCACCATAGCTACACCTGAAAAAGAAGAACCTGCAAAACAAAAcggagaggaagaagatgcaAAGAAGAaagacgaagaagaagaagaaggagataagaaagaagaagaaaaagaagaagatgtGAAGAAAACTGATGTTGTTGTTGGTGTGGATGACGATGGAGCAAAAACTGTGGAAGCTATTGAAGAAAGTGTTGTTGCTGTTTCTTCCTCTGTTTCAACAGAGCAAGAACCAGTTACAGAGAAACTCGAAGCTAAAGAAGAAGCTTCATTACCAAAACAACCCGAAGAAGTTTCCATTTGGGGAATACCACTTCTCGCAGACAAAAGAAGTGACGTGATTCTGTTGAAATTTCTACGTGCAAGAGATTTCAAAGTGAAAGAAGCTTTCACaatgataaaaaatacaatCCGTTGGAGAAATGAGTTTAAAATGGAAGAGTTATTGGATGAGAAATTGGGGGATGAATTGGAGAAATTTGTTTACATGCATGGATTTGACAAAGAGGGACACCCTGTTTGTTATAACATTTATGGTGAATTTCAGGATAAGGAATTGTATAAAAAGTGTTTTTCTGATGAAGAGAAGAGAGAGAAGTTTCTTAGATGGAGAATTCAGTTTCTTGAGAAGAGTATTAGGAATTTGGATTTTGATCATGGTGGTATATGTACTATTGTTCAAGTGAATGATCTTAAGGATTCACCTGGACCTGGTAAATGGGAACTTAGACAAGCTACTAAACAAGCACTTCAATTGCTTCAGGATAATTACCCTGAGTTTGTTGCCAAACAG gTGTTTATCAATGTGCCATGGTGGTACCTGGCTGTGAATAGGATGATAAGCCCTTTTCTTACACTCAGAACCAAAAGCAAGTTTGTCTTTGCTGGTCCATCCAAGTCAACAGAGACCCTTTTGAG ATACATAGCTCCAGAGCAACTTCCGGTAAAGTATGGTGGATTGAGCAAAGATGGTGAATTTGGAGATTCAGATGCTGTTACAGAGATCACAATAAGGCCAGCAGCAAAACATACTGTGGAATTTCCTGTTACTGAG AAATGTTTACTATCTTGGGAGGTGAGAGTAATAGGTTGGGAAGTAAGCTATGGAGCAGAATTTGTACCAAGCACTGAAGGAAGCTATACAGTAATTATCCAAAAGGCTAGAAATGTAGCTTCATCAGAAGAACCTGTGATTtgcaacaattttaaaattggtgAACCTGGCAAAGTTGTTCTCACCATTGATAACACAAGCTCTAAGAAGAAAAAGCTCTTGTACCGCTTGAAGACCAAACCTTCACTCTCTGACTGA